In Nitrospirota bacterium, the genomic window TTCTCTCCCAATGCCCTCCAGAGAAGATATGTGACGCAAATATCGATGCGACTGCATCCCTCATCAGGGTTAAGACACGATGTTATGGCAACAGGGCCTTCAAGCTCCTTAAGGATATTACTTATAGAGATTTCATCGGGCTTTCTGCTTAGCACATACCCGCCCCCAGGGCCCTTAACGCTTCTTATGAGTCCTGCCTTCCTCAGGGTATTCAGTATCTGCTCAAGATAAGACACAGAGACATCCTGCACCTCGGATATTTCCCTTATCCTTACAGGCTTCAGGGGATAGCCCCTTGCTATCTCAAACATCGCCCTTACACCATACTGTCCCTTTGTCGATAACCTGAGCATACTGAAGTGTAGAATACTTTACTAAACTTGTCAAGTATTTGTATCAGAAGTGTCAAGCCAATTTAGAAATGTCCTATTTTTGTTAATTCAGAAATCTTTTAATGCAAGAAACAAGACCAGAACCCATCTCTGTATTTATCTCCCCATTGACAAGAATATTTCCAACGGAAGCCGTGACCATTGGTCTTTGAACAATGGTTCTAAAGGCTCCAGTTGTTGCAAAGATTTCAGGGGTGTGAGTTGCTGGCATTCGGTTTCGTCGATTGTCATTCTGGCTTGTCCAGAATCATTCTTTCGATTCCGAACAAGTCGGAAGGATTCCCGACAAGCGGGAATGACGGGGAGGGGGAACCTCGCAATGACAAAAAAGCGGATGGATTCCTGACAAGCGGGAATGACGGGATGTGGAAATGTCTTACGTGAAACATTTCAAGTGAAACATTTCAAGTGAAGGATTTCATCTTGACTGCTTCATCCCCTTCTGATTTAAGCTATAGCAGTGGGTTAGTATGCCACCACACTGTAAGGTAAAGCAAAATGAAAACCATGAAATGAGAAAAACTTAATGAAGAGAGATTTCATCCGTAGTGAAAAATCAAATAAAGACAAAGACTTAAAAGAAAAGATTTGAACCTATAAAAAAAGGAGATGGCAACGATTTTTGAAAGGGTGAGGAGGCGGATAAAAAGGGGGTAAGGTTGATAAATATCAACTTAATCAACATGGGAATCGTTAAAAATCAATGGGTTATGAGACACACCCCCCCACCCTATAAACTAAAGCAGGAGAAATGAAAAGAGGAGTTGAAGGAGAAAATCCCTTTCAGGCATGGTATAATATTTATTCTTAAACATAACAATTTTTTCAGGAGGCAACAATGTCGGCAAAAATCATAAGTGGCACGGAAATAGCCTTACAGATAAGGGAGGAGCTTAAAAAAGAAGTAGAGGAATTAAAGGAAAAGCACGGAGTTGTGCCAGGTCTTGTGACAATTCTCGTAGGCGAAAACCCGGCTTCTGTCAGCTATGTAACAGGCAAGCAGAAAACAGCAAAGGAATTAGGATTTTACTCCATACAGGACAACCAGTCAGAGGACATCTCTGAGGATGAGCTTCTTAAGCTCGTTGAAAGATACAATAAGGATAAGGCAATTCATGGAATCCTGATTCAGCTTCCACTTCCCAAACATATTAATGAAAAGAAGGTCTTAAATGCAGTGGACCCGGATAAGGATGTTGACTCTTTCCACCCTGTTAATGTAGGCAGACTGGTAATAGGAGGGGAGGAGGCAAAGTTCAAGCCATGCACACCAGCAGGGATACAGGAACTGATAGTGCGCTCCGGGTTTGAAACCTCTGGTGCAGAGGTAGTTGTTGTTGGAAGGTCAAACATAGTTGGAAAGCCCATTGCAATCATGATGATCCAGAAAGGTAAAGGCGCAAACTCCACGGTCACAGTTGTTCACACAGGCACAAAAAACCTTGAGGCACACTGTAAGCGTGCAGATATTCTTATAGTTGCCGCAGGCGTGCCTGGCCTTGTCAAGTCTGAGTGGATAAAGCCCGGAGCCTGCGTCATAGATGTGGGTGTTAACCGTGTAGGCGAGAAATTAAGCGAAAAGACAGGAAAGATGGTGCCAATTCTTAAGGGAGATGTTGACTTTGACACTGCTAAGGACATAGCAGGGGCAATAACCCCTGTGCCAGGCGGAGTGGGACCAATGACGATTACAATGCTCATGAAAAATACAGTAGCAGGGGCAAAGCAGGCAGTAGGAATAAAATGAGCAGATAAAAGGGGAATGAAATGATAATCACAAAGAAAAAAGATTTTCAGGAGCTGATGGAGAATGTAGAAAACTACAAAAGCTTTTTTCTTCTTGGCTGTTCTGAGTGTGCAACACTTTGCGGAACAGGAGGAGAGCCTGAGCTAAAGGACATGAAGGATGCCCTCAAGGAAAAGGGCAAGGAGGTTACAGGCACATTCGTTGCAAAAACAGGCTGTCAGGTCTTAGGCACAAAGGTTGAGCTTAAGCCTTATAAGGATGCCATAGACAAGGCAGAGTGCATTATTGTCCTTTCATGCGGAGCAGGCACACAGACCGCTGTTGAGCTGTATGAGGACAAGCCTGTTTATCCTGCGAATGATAGTCTGTTCCTTGGAAACATGACAAGGCTTCAGATGTTTGACGAAAGGTGCTCGCTTTGCGGAAAGTGCATATTAGATAAAACAGGTGGAATCTGCCCGCTTACTGCCTGTCCAAAGGGGCTCCTCAATGGGCCCTGCGGAGGCTGTAAAGACGGTCACTGCGAGATAAGCCCTGATATAAAGTGTGCATGGGCAAGAATCTATGAAAGAATGAAAAGAATCGGCAGGCTCGAGGAGCTATGCGAGACTGTGCTTCCTCCAAAGGACTGGTCTTTCTCTCAGAAGCCAAGAGCTTATACGACAAGGGAGGAAAAGAAAAAATGAGCTTCAAATCTGCCCTTAGCTCAGGAAAGTTTGTCATAACCGCAGAGGTTGGACCTCCAAAAGGCACTGATATATCCGAGATGCTCCATCACATGGAGAATCTTAAAGAGAAAGTGGATGCAGTGAATGTTACGGATAACCAGTCTGCTGTGATGCGCATATGCTCCATGTCAGTGTGTAAGCTTGCACTTGAGCATGGGCTTGAGCCTGTTTTACAGATGACCTGTAGGGACCGTAACAGAATCGGGCTTCAGTCAGACCTCCTTGGAGCATATATACTTGGTATAAGAAATGTTCTTTGTATGACAGGAGACCATGTCTCGGCAGGGGACCATAAGGGTGCAAAACCAGTCTATGACTTAGAATCGGTCCAACTCCTTAAGGTAGTGGATGGCTTAAATAATGGTGTTGATATGTCAGGCAATGAGCTTAAAGGCAGGACCGATTTCCTTCAGGGAGCAGTCGTTACTCCAGAGGCAACACCTCTTGAGCCACAGCTTATGAAGTTCGAAAAAAAGGTTAGGGCAGGTGCAAGGTTCTTTCAGACACAGGCTATATATGACATAGAGAAATTCAAGGAATTCATGAAGTATGCAAGGAGGTTTCCAGTAAAAATCCTCGCAGGATTAGTTATGCTTAAATCAGCAGGCATGGCTAACTTCCTGAATAAAAATGTCCCGGGAATCAGGGTCCCAGAGGAGCTAATAGCAGAGCTTAAATCCATAGGTAAGGAAAAAGCATTAGATACAGGTATGGACATTACTGCAAGGCATATAAGGCAGTTGAAAGAAGAGGCAATATGTGACGGAGTTCATATAATGGCAATTGGCATGGAAGCCTTGGTGCCTGAGATAATGAGGAGGGCAGGGTGTCTATGACATTAGTATCTAAGACCTTAGCGACTGGCACCTTACATAAGTGCCTGTTGATATTGTGACATCCTGCTATGCATATCGAGATAGACATCTAATATGTCATCTATGAGATAAAGACCCTTTCCAAAGTCCTCTCTCGCACCGTATACCTCATCTCTCAAGAATGCCATTGCCTCTTGCTCTTTGCCTGAATAGTAAAGGGCAATCCCTTTACATACTGCAACACCCAGTTTTTCCTCCTCGCCTAACTTGTTTAAGAAGTTTTCAGCTTTTCTCAGGAAATTCCATGCGGTTGTGAGGTTTTTGCTTTTGATGTGGATACGGGCAATCTCAAGGCAGGAAAGCCCCACACCTCTAATATCATTTGTGCTTTCAAAAAAAAACTCTGCTTTCATAAAATCCCCCATTGCCTGCTTTTCATTGCTCATTGCATAGGATATCTGTCCTTTCACAAGGTGTGCATACCCTAAATATAGATTCAGAGGGAGCTTCTTATTAGCTTTTACCAGCTCAAAGACCCTGTTGATAAGCTCAATGGCTTTAGTGGTGTCTTTTTTCAAAAAATTAGTCTTTGCAAAATTTATGAGCGCTTTACACTTAAGAGGCACATCATCGACATAAAGTACGCTTATAAAGGCAGATTCTGCTTCCCTATAAAGCCCCTTTTCTGTCAGGGCTACCCCTTTCATATTCATAAGCTTGGACCACCTTGCAGGGTCTGCCTGTCTGTTAACAGACTTAAGAGTCTGCTCTATTGTCTCTAAATCGCTCATATTAATCTAAAATTGTGACTTAATACCTTTTGCTTTGTCAAATCCCATTGCAATTTTTATAACAACCTTATAAAATTAACTGTATGAAAGCATCCATAGAGATATTAAAAAATCTTGATCTGTTCAGTCTTCTCGATGAGGAGGAGCTTGGTAAGATAAACTCCATCTCAGAAGAGGTAGATTACAGAAAGGGTGAGACAATCGTAAAGGAAGGCATACACTCGGAATCCCTTTTTATCATAAAGAATGGCTGTGTGAGGGTTACCAAGGATAGCCGTCTCATTGTAATCTTGGGAGAAGGCAGTCTGATAGGCGAACTGTCCTTCATAGACAAAGGTCTTCCTTCTGCCACTGTTACTGCAGAACAGGATAGCAGGCTTATAAGAATCCCCTTATCTATATTCGATAACCTCCTTTCAGAGAACAAAGGCATGGAAGGCAAGCTCTATAAATCATTTGCTTTAACCCTTTGTCAGAAGCTTAGAGATACAAACGAGTGGCTCTCCACAGAGAAATGGCTTGCCGAGGTAGAAAAACAAGCATTATCGCGCTTCCATATTTAGCCTGCCCCGAATAAACGGATTAGGCAGGAGTTCTTGAATAGAGAACCTCTTAATGCCCTCTTTTGATTTAAGGTAAATGGATATGTCAGGTGCAAATTCAAAAAGCATCTGCCGACAGGCACCGCATGGAAAACAATAAGCCCCATCGCTTGAGACAATAGCAATTGCCTTAAGAGTATCCTTTTTAGAGGTGAGTGCCTTCATGAGGGCAATCCTCTCGGCACATGTGCTTAGCATGACAGAGGGGTTTTCTATATTTGAGCCTGAGTATAGCCTTTTGGTTTTTGTCATCAGGGAAGCACCTACTTTGAATCCCGAGTAAGGGGCAATTGCATTTTCCATAGCGGTCTCTGCGGAATTAATCAGGAGTTCGATGTCTTTCGTTGTCACTTCAGTAATTCAGTATCTCTATCAGGTCTTTGAAGTCTTTCTTTTCGCTTTCCTCCAGTGTCTTTTCGTTTTGAGCCTTGAATTCCGCCTCTGCCTTTGTCCTGTCGGATTTGAACCTTGGGTCAAGCTCGATGCCTTTTTGAAGTGCACTGGAGGCATCTCCATAATTGCCTTTTGCATTATGCGAAAGGGCAAGTCCATAGTATGCCGTGTAACGGTTTGGCTGTCTCCTTAAAGCGTCGTTGAATGCCTCTACTGCCTCATCAAACATGCCCAGCCTGTAGTATATATTTCCGAGGTCATAGTATGCTTTGTCAGGTGTCTCATAAAGGGGATTTTTAAGTGCCTTTTTACAGTTTTTTATTGCATCTTCCCACTTCTTTTTTGTGTAATAAAGAAAACAGAGATTATTATATGCCTCCGAATAATCGGAATCCTTACTGAGGGCTTTCCTGAAAGATGCCTCTGCTTCTACGAATTTATCGAGTCTAAAATAGACGACTCCGAGGGCATTATGAAATTCCTTTTTTCGAGAGTCAAGCTTGATGGCTGTCTGAAACTTAACGAATGCATTCTGATAATCTCCTTCGTTCATGGCAGAAAAACCGAGACTGTAATGAGCCTGAGCCTGATTTGCCTTTTCCTTGCTAACACAGCTTGAAATTATCAGGCATATCAGAAGCAACAGGGCAATCCTCAAAGTTTTCATATTTTATGAGGTTAACAAAAACTTCAAAATAAGTAAAGATGCCTTCATGCCTCCATGGCTTGTCACCCTGAACCATGCCCTGAACTTGTTTCATGGGTTGATTCAGGGTCTAATGTCTTTGCTTTAATTCTCAACCATCCTCCTCCTTAATCAATGTCATTCTTGCTTGTCAGGAATCCTTCCCTTTTCCGTCATGCTGAATTCATTTCAGCATCTCTGCTTACTGCTGACTATATCACTAAGAATCTGATATTGTCTATAGACATATGTCTTAAAAACATGTCCTAAAAATATACACAACCAAAAAAGAAAAGTCCTCTAAATTAGTTTATAAAATTAGTTTTAAGAAACACTTTCGATGCCTAAATCTTGAATCTTGAATTTCCAAATCCTCCTAATTCCCCTCTCCCCTTTGCGGGAGAGGGCGAGGGTGAGGGGTCATTCCGATGCCGAAACATCGGCCGAAGAATCTCAGTCAAAACTACTGCATTACTCTTCTGAATTTAAAAGACAGGCAGGCCCTTTGGCAGCAAGGGGTTTATATTGAAGTCTCCGGGAAGACCGAAAAAGAAAAAGGCGGAGAAATAGTACATGTGTCCTTTTTTCTATAAAAGCCTTTCTAAAAATGCAGCATTAAAACATCTGCTATATTGAAATTGAAGTTGTTTTTTTTTGAAAAAATGTAATCTTTATTATAAACAAACAAGGAGGTAGATTATTATGAAGAGCTTTTCGCGGTATATGCTAACAGCCTTAATTGTTTTGGGGTTGAGCACGCTCGTATATGCGGCCGTGGCAAAATGGGTGTTTGTCCCGAATGCGGCTTCGAAAACCCTTTCCTTCGTTGACCCGCAGAAGGACATGGTCATCGGCCATTGCGAAACCGGGCCGACAGGCTGGCTTGCGTGCCTGACGCCTGATCTGAAGAAGATCTATGTCGGTGAAAACGGCGGGGATTCGGTGACCGTAATCGATGCAATTTCACACAAAACCCTACAGCATATCAAGACGGGAAAGAACGTCAAGCACCCATTAGTCACACCTGACGGCAAGTATGTGCTCATCAATCATACTGGCGAGGTAAAGGCCGTATTGCTCGATTCAAAGACAGACAAGGAAATAAAAACCTTCTCTGTCGACCATATGAACAAGGAACATAAAGGCCCTCTCATGATGCATTCCGCCTTTACATGGGACAGCAAGTATGCCTTTGTCCAGAACTATGCAGACAAGAAGTCATATGTTCTCAAGATTCCGTCACTGGAAGTAGCGGCTACCATAGACGGAGATAGCCCAGCGCATTATTTTGTCCCCACGCCTGACAACAAGCAAGTCTGGATTGTCTACGAAGGAAACGATGCCGCCAAGATAAAGCCGTCTGTCTCCATAATAGATATGGCGACTTTCAAGGAAATCAATAAAATCGAGATACCGACCGCGGAAGGCGAGGCCATAGAAGGACATCACGGCATCTTCACGCTCGACGGCAAGTACTTCTATTTCTGTAACCGCGGCCCCGGCCCAAAATTCGGTGGCAGCACAGTTGCGGTAATCGATGTCACCCAGCAGAAGGTCGTCAGAACTATCAAGGCTTCAAACGGCGTGGGCCATCCTTATCTAACGCCTGATGGCAACTACGTTGTTCTCACCCCGTATGGCTCGAATGTCATTACCATCGTCGACGCCAAGACA contains:
- a CDS encoding methylenetetrahydrofolate reductase C-terminal domain-containing protein, with product MIITKKKDFQELMENVENYKSFFLLGCSECATLCGTGGEPELKDMKDALKEKGKEVTGTFVAKTGCQVLGTKVELKPYKDAIDKAECIIVLSCGAGTQTAVELYEDKPVYPANDSLFLGNMTRLQMFDERCSLCGKCILDKTGGICPLTACPKGLLNGPCGGCKDGHCEISPDIKCAWARIYERMKRIGRLEELCETVLPPKDWSFSQKPRAYTTREEKKK
- a CDS encoding tetratricopeptide repeat protein, with product MKTLRIALLLLICLIISSCVSKEKANQAQAHYSLGFSAMNEGDYQNAFVKFQTAIKLDSRKKEFHNALGVVYFRLDKFVEAEASFRKALSKDSDYSEAYNNLCFLYYTKKKWEDAIKNCKKALKNPLYETPDKAYYDLGNIYYRLGMFDEAVEAFNDALRRQPNRYTAYYGLALSHNAKGNYGDASSALQKGIELDPRFKSDRTKAEAEFKAQNEKTLEESEKKDFKDLIEILNY
- the folD gene encoding bifunctional methylenetetrahydrofolate dehydrogenase/methenyltetrahydrofolate cyclohydrolase FolD — encoded protein: MSAKIISGTEIALQIREELKKEVEELKEKHGVVPGLVTILVGENPASVSYVTGKQKTAKELGFYSIQDNQSEDISEDELLKLVERYNKDKAIHGILIQLPLPKHINEKKVLNAVDPDKDVDSFHPVNVGRLVIGGEEAKFKPCTPAGIQELIVRSGFETSGAEVVVVGRSNIVGKPIAIMMIQKGKGANSTVTVVHTGTKNLEAHCKRADILIVAAGVPGLVKSEWIKPGACVIDVGVNRVGEKLSEKTGKMVPILKGDVDFDTAKDIAGAITPVPGGVGPMTITMLMKNTVAGAKQAVGIK
- a CDS encoding cyclic nucleotide-binding domain-containing protein, which codes for MKASIEILKNLDLFSLLDEEELGKINSISEEVDYRKGETIVKEGIHSESLFIIKNGCVRVTKDSRLIVILGEGSLIGELSFIDKGLPSATVTAEQDSRLIRIPLSIFDNLLSENKGMEGKLYKSFALTLCQKLRDTNEWLSTEKWLAEVEKQALSRFHI
- a CDS encoding methylenetetrahydrofolate reductase, which codes for MSFKSALSSGKFVITAEVGPPKGTDISEMLHHMENLKEKVDAVNVTDNQSAVMRICSMSVCKLALEHGLEPVLQMTCRDRNRIGLQSDLLGAYILGIRNVLCMTGDHVSAGDHKGAKPVYDLESVQLLKVVDGLNNGVDMSGNELKGRTDFLQGAVVTPEATPLEPQLMKFEKKVRAGARFFQTQAIYDIEKFKEFMKYARRFPVKILAGLVMLKSAGMANFLNKNVPGIRVPEELIAELKSIGKEKALDTGMDITARHIRQLKEEAICDGVHIMAIGMEALVPEIMRRAGCL
- a CDS encoding Rrf2 family transcriptional regulator, with translation MLRLSTKGQYGVRAMFEIARGYPLKPVRIREISEVQDVSVSYLEQILNTLRKAGLIRSVKGPGGGYVLSRKPDEISISNILKELEGPVAITSCLNPDEGCSRIDICVTYLLWRALGE
- the cdd gene encoding cytidine deaminase, whose product is MTTKDIELLINSAETAMENAIAPYSGFKVGASLMTKTKRLYSGSNIENPSVMLSTCAERIALMKALTSKKDTLKAIAIVSSDGAYCFPCGACRQMLFEFAPDISIYLKSKEGIKRFSIQELLPNPFIRGRLNMEAR